The nucleotide window CTGGCCGCGGGCGTGACCACGGTGCGGGACGCGGCCAACGAATGGGAGCTGATCACCGAACTGCGCGCGGCGCAGCGCGCGGGCCGGATCCTCTCGCCGACGATTCTCGCCGCCGGGGTCGTTGATGGCGGACCGGAGCCGCTCGGCGTCATCGTCGCGAACACCGAGGCCGAGGCGCGCGCGGTGGTGCAGAAGTACCATGCGGCCGGCTTCGAGCAGATCAAGATCTACGGCTCGCTCCCGCCGGCGCTCGTGCCGGTCGTGACGGCGGAGGCGCACCGGCTCGGCATCACGGTGACGGGGCACGTGCCGCGCGGGATGACGGCGCGGCAGTTCGTCGAGGCCGGGGCCGACCAGATCAACCACATGTCGTTCCAGTCGCTGCTGCGCGTGGGACGCGAGCCGGTGAACCTCGCCTCGGACTCGGCCAAGGCCGGGATCCAGTTCCTCCTCGCGCACCGCACCGTCCTCGATCCGAGCCTCTCGCGCGGCGAGGAGAGTGGGCACTGGCGGGGCCATTACGAGCTGGTCGAGCCGGGGGTGCTCCGGGTGCCGCTGGAGTTGCGGGTACCGCTGCAGAGCACCGGCATCGATAGCGCGCGCGCCGTGGCCGCGACGGCCTCGCAGATCCGGTCGGCGAACATCGTGAAGGGGCTGCGCGATGCCGGCGTGCCGATCGTCCTCGGCACCGATCTCACGGTGCCGGGCTTCAGCATCTACCGCGACATGGAGCTCGCGGTGCGCGGCGGCTTCACGCCAATGGAGGCGATCCAGGCCGCGACGATCGTGTCGGCGCGCGCGATGGGGAAGGAACGCGAGAGCGGCACGGTGGAGGTGGGGAAGCGCGCGGACCTGATCATTGTCGACGGCAATCCCGCGGAGCGGATCGAGGAGATCCGGAAGGTGGAGCGGGTCGTCATCGGAGGGCGGGTGTACCGGTCGGCGGAGCTGTGGGCGTTGGCTGGGTTTGTGGCGAAGTGATGGAGCGGCGCGTGTGGCCGCTGCTTACACGTACTTCCCCACGAACCACGCCAGCGGCGGCAGCACCACGCCCAGCACGATGAACACCACCGGCCCGTTCCCACGCTCTCGAATCAGGAACGCCTGCTCGGGATGCGACGGGTCGACGTAGGCGCGGACGTTGGCGTGCAGCGGGAATGGCGCGAGCACTTCTGCGGCACTCTCCACCGACGCATAGCCGCGCCCGATAACGTTGGGATACAATCGGTCGCTCTCGTACTCGGTGCCGAGCACCTGGTAGCGAAAGCGCACTTCAGGGGAATGCGACGTGGTGCTGTTGCTGAAGCCCACTCGGCCGTCAGTGTCCGCGGTGGTACTGCTCACCACCTGCGAATGGATCACGGTGGCCTCGATCGGTCGGGCATCGGCCAGGTTTCGTCGCTGCTGGATGAATTGCGTGATCCCGACGTACAGGAGCATCACGCCGAAGCCGCCAAAGATCAGGAAGGTGATCCACTGTGCCATCACTCGGGCTCCGGTCTGCCGGGTGAAACCAGCGTGCCCGCGCGCCACTGCCGCTGCACCTCGGGGAGTGCGTTCCGGAACCACGCCGACGAGGAGAGTCGCTCGCTGCTCTCTTCTTCGGCGACGCGGACCGTCGCCGAGTAGTAGAAGGAGGTCATGCCGCGGTCGGGCGTGCGCCTTCTACTCGGCAATCAATCCCAGCAGCCACTCGCCCGGCGTGAGTGCGAGCGCCATGAGGCGCGTGCTGCGGCGGCCCTCGTCCTCAAGTGAGGCGACCGCCTGCGCCAGGCGGTGGCGCGGCGTGACCGCGGGCCATGGCGCCATGGTGCCGTCGGGGCGCTGCTGCGCCTCGAGCGCCGCGTAGATCGGCTCCCAGAGCGGCGCGTTCTCGCCCACGAGTCGCGTCGCTTCGGCGCGCAGTGCCGCGCGTTCCGGTTGATCGCGATTGCGAACCCGGCGCAGCATGTAGACGACGAAGCCCGCCGTCCCCGGGACGCGCTGCTCCACGGCACGCAGTCGCTCGACGGCCGGCGCCACCCGCCATCTCGGCGTGCTGCGCTGCAGCACCAGCTCATACGCCTGCGCCGCCATCTCGGCGAAGTGTTCGTCGCGATTGGTCGCGGCGTACTCGTCGTGCAGCGGCAGTGGCGTGGCGCGCAGCAGCCGTCCGACGGCATCGGCGTGATAGGCGCGGAGCAGGTGCGCGCGCTCGTGGATCTCGACTGACTCTCCGGCGAGCGCACCGCGCGGCGCCATCGGTCGCGAGAGCGATCCCGCGAGGATGCCGATCGTCGAGGTCTGCGTCCATGCGACACCGGCGGGTCCGCCGAGGTCGTGGAGGATCAGCGTGCCGTGATGGCCATCGGGAAGGAGGCGATCGACGAGTGGGCGGCGCACTGCCTGGTAACGACGCAGGTCGGCTGCGGCGCTGTCGGAAGCGGTCCGGACGACGGCCGAGGTGCGGTAGAGGGCGAGGACCTCGCGCTCCTGGCGGCCGGCCAGGTACCAGAGGTAGCCGGCGATGCCGACGTTGTAGCAGAGCAGCATCAGCACGAAGCGCGACACCAGCGCACGCAACAGCCCCCGACGCGGCGCGTCGGCGGTTCGGGCCGCGGCTGGAGATGTTGCGCTCTGTGACACTCGGGGTATCCTCCGTCTGTCGAAGGGTGCCTCAGGATCGAGACCGGGTCAAGGAGTATCGCACCAGATGAAGCGATTCGTACACTACATGATGCCCATCGTGCTGCTGACGGCGCTCCCGCCGCTGGCCGCACAGGACCCCCGGTCGACGCTGCGGCTTGCCGCGCCAATCACCCGCTGGGACGAGGCGGTCCCGATCGGGAATGGCCTCCTCGGCGGCCTGCTCTGGGGCGAGGCAAGCACCCTCAAGCTCTCGCTCGACCGGGGCGACCTCTGGGACGAGCGGCTCCCCGAGATCTTCAAGGACCCCGAATGGACCTGGCCCGCCATGCAGAAGCTGGTGCAGGCCGGGAACATGAAGCGCTTCCACGAACTCTTCGACGAGCCATACGATCGGATCCCGTATCCGACGAAGCTCCCCGGCGGCCGGCTGGTGATCGAGCGCGCCTCGAGGGAACCGGTTCGCGAGTTCGCGCTCAACATGGCGGCCGGTGAGGCGATTGCTCGCTACGGCACCGATTCGGTCGAGGCGGTGGCGCTCGCGCACCGGAAGGTGTTGTTGCTTCGGATTCCCGGCCGCGTCACCGTCCGCTTCGAGCCGTCGGCCGGTGTCGCCAAGCTCGGCTACGCCCCGGCCACCGTCACCGCCGATTCGTACCTGCAACAGGGCGCGCTCGGCTTTTCGTATGCGGGGGTCGTTCGCCAGAAGGAGTTGGGCGATGTGACACTGCTCGCGGTGACGATCGCCACGAGCACCGAAGGGGCCGACCCGGTGGCGATCGGGGCGGCGCGCGCCGAACTCGCGCTGCGCGAGGGTTGGCACACGGCGGTGACGATCCACCGCGCGTGGTGGAAGCGGCACTGGGGGATCAGCGGCGTGACCATCCCGGACGCCGCACTGCAGCAGCACTATGACCTGGTGCAGTACTTCTACGGCGCGGCCGGGCGCCGTGGTGCGCCGCCGATTCCGCTGCAAGGGGTCTGGACCGCCGACGAGGGTGGCCTGCCGCCGTGGAAGGGCGACCTCCACAACGACCTCAACACGCAGATGACGTATCTGGCCGCGCACACCGCCGGGATGGACGACGCGATGCTCGGCTGGCTCGACTATCTCGACTCGCGGCTGCCGGAGTTTCGGAAGTTCGCGCACGACTTCTACGGCGTGCACGGCGCCGTGATCCCCGGCGTGATGACGCTCGCAGGCAAGCCGATGGGCGGTTGGGGGATGTATTCGCTCTCGCCGACCAACGGCGCGTGGGTGGCGCAGTCCTACTATCTGCAGTGGCGCAGCACCCGCGACCGGCTCTTCCTGCGGCGGCGCGCGTATCCGTTCGTCAAGGAGATCGGCACCGCACTCAGCGAGCTGCTGGTGCCGGGCAAGGACGGGCTGCTGCGGCTGCCGCTCTCGTCGAGCCCGGAGATCCACGACAACTCGATCCGCGCCTTCCTCAAGCCGAACTCGAGCTACGACCAGGCGCTGCTGCGCTGGACCTTTGGTGCGCTCGCCGAGATGGCCGCGGCGCAGAGCCTCACGGCCGACGCGGCGAAGTGGAATGCAGTGCTCGCGCGACTCGGACCGATGGTGCCGAAGGGGACGACCGGGTCGCTGCCGTTCTCGGCCGGCGAGGAGTACACCGCCTCGCACCGTCACTTCTCGCACGCGATGTCGATCCATCCGCTCGGCCTGCTCGACGCACGCGGCCCCGATTCGATGATCGTGCGCCACACGGTGGACACGATCGCGAAGTACGGCACGTCGCAGTGGACCGGCTACTCGTTCAGCTGGTTCGCGGCGATCCTCGCGCGGACCAATCGTGGTGACGAGGCGCTGCACTACCTGAGCGACTACCTGGCGTTCACGCTGCGGAACGGCTTCCATGCCAACGGCGACCAGTCGGGGCGCGGCCTCTCGTCGATGGCCTACCGGCCGTTCACGCTGGAAGGAAACTTCCTGATGATGCAGGCGGTGCACGAGATGCTGCTTCGGAGCGACGGTACCACGGTGACGCTCTTCCCGGCGACACCTACAGCCTGGCAGGACGCGTCATTCCGTCAGCTGCGTGCCGATGGCGGGTGGCGGGTGAGCGCGTGGCGCAGCAACGGCGCCGTCGATTCGGTGCGGATCATCGCACCCGCCGGTGGTGGATTGTTGACGCTCGCGAATCCGTTCGGCGATGCGCCCGTCACGTGGAATCGGCAGGGCATGGTGCGGCAGGGAGAGAATTGGGTGGTGCGGGTGGGGCCGGGGGGCGTCATCTCAGCACGGCGGTGATCGCGCTCGGGCGCCTCCCGGGCTGTCATCCTGAGCGGAGCCCGCGCAGCCGGCGGAGTCGAAGGACCTTTCACGCGTTGTCATCCCGAGCGGAGCGAGGGACCTGCGTGATTGCGGATGGGCCGGGCCTCCGTGCCATGCCAGGGCGCCCGTCGCGGGGCTCGCGGGCGCGTCGGTCCTCAGCCGCGCGCCGGGCGGCGGCTCCGCTGGTGTGGTGCCATCATGGGGTCGCCGCCGCCAAACGGATGGGACGCAGCCCACGGGCTGCGCCCCGCATTTGGCTTGCGCGCTCCGGGAGGCCCTCGCGCCCGCGACCCCGCCCCCGGGCGCCCATGACGTGCACTCCCATCGTGATGCGGGCCCGGCGCTGGGGGTCCGGGTGAGCGGGTTCCGTGTCGTCGAGCCGCGGCGCCCCCGGCATGCGGTATAGGGGGCGCCGCGGCGAAGACGCTTGGAACACGCGAGACCGGAGCCCCCAGGCAGGGCACGTCCGGGCATGGGCACGGAGGCATGGCTCATTCGGAATCACGCAGGTCCCTCGCTGCGCTCGGGATGACAGGCAGGGGTACCGAATGCAGTGAGTTCGGAGGCTCCTCCGCCCTGCGGGGGCGGGGAAGAACGCCACGTACAGGTTGCCCCATCACTCGCCGCGCCCGATATTCCAGCGTCCCCACCAACACGCCCGTGCTCCACTCCCCACTGGAGTCTCGTCATGCCAGCTCGCTCCGAGCCGCATCCGTCACGTCGTGACTTTCTCGCGTCGGCGGCCAGCGCCGCCGCCTTCGCCGCTCTGCCGCTCCCGCTCCGTGCGCGCGATCCCGAGGAGCTGCCAATTCTGGGTGTTGGCGACTATCGCTACACGATGGATCATGCCTGGGCCAAGCTCCCGAAGGGGAAGGGCTTCGGCTACACGCACGGGATCGTCGAGGACAAACAGGGGCGCTTCTACATCGCCAACCAGAGCCGCGACGCGATTGTCGTGGTCGACGCGCAGGGGAACTACCTCTCCTCGTGGGGTCAGGCCTACGCCAAGGGGGCGCACGGGCTCAGGATCTCGGAGGAAGCCGGCACCGAGTACCTCTACCTCGCCAACACCGGGCTCGCCCAGGTCGTGAAGACGACGCTCGATGGCGACGTCGTCTGGCAGGCCGGGCGGCCGTACCTCGCCGGCGTCTATTCGCAGGATCGCGGCTACTCGCCAACCGAGTCGGTGGTCGGGCCGAACGGGATGCTCTACGTGGCGGACGGCTACGGCCAGTCGTGGATCCACATCTACGACGCCAAGGACGGGAAGTACCTCGATTCGTTCGGCGGCCGTGGTACTGCACCCGAGAATCTCCGTCAGCCGCACGGCATCTCGATCGACACGCGTTCCGGCACGCCGCGGCTGCAGGTCTCCGACAGGGGCAACATCCGCATCGTCAACTTCACGCTCGAAGGGAAGTACCTCGGCGAAGTGATCACCAAGACCGACCTCCGCTTCCCCTGCACCTCGTTCCATCGTGGCGACCTGCTCTACGTCCCCGACCTCTACGCGCGCGTCTCGATCTTCGACAAGGAGAACAAGAAGGTCGCCGACCTCGGTGACTTTCTCGATGGCCAGCCGTTCGGCGGCGAGGGCGACTTCGGGACGAAATATCCTGATCTCAAGGGCTACCCCAACGTGCCGCACGAGAAGCGGCGGCAGGGGCGCTTCATCTCGCCGCATTCGCTCTGGGTCGACAAAGTCGGCAACATCTACGTCGTCGAGTGGATCAACGATGGTCGAGTGACCAAGCTGACGAAGATCTGACGCCACGCTGGTGACCAAGACCCTCCGCGCCCTGCTGATCGGCCTCCTCCTCCTCGGCATCATCGCCGTGGTCGGGGGCGATCACGATTCCTCGCTCTGGCCGCTGGCCGGCCGCTTCCACCCGCTGCTGGTGCACCTCCCGATCGGGATGTTGCTGCTGGCCGTGGCAGCGGAACTGCTCGGCCGCAACCCGGAGCGGAGTGCATGGCGGCCACTGGTGCCGCTCGCGCTGCTGCTTGGGGCATGGAGCGCCATCCTCGCCGACATCGTCGGGCTGCTGCTCTCCGATTGGGGGAGCTACGACCCCGATGTACTGCAATGGCACCGCTGGCTCGGGCTGGGGATTCCCGTCCTCGCCAGCGCCACGTGGTGGCTGCGTGAAAAGGCGGAAGCAGGCGAAGCGCGCGCCCACCGCAGCTATCCGATTGCCGTGGGGGTGTTGCTGCTGGCGATCACCATCGGCGGCCACCTCGGCGGCACGCTCACTCGCGGCGAGGGCTACCTCACGCGCTACCTCCCCGAAGGGGTGCGGGCCGTGCTCGGCCTTCCGGCCGAAGAGGCGCTGACGACGATCACGATCGGCAACCCCGACACGACGCGCGTCTATGCCACCCTGATCCAGCCGATTCTCACCTCGCGTTGCGGGTCGTGTCACAACCCGATGCGCCACAAGGGCGGCCTGGTGCTGACGACGTCGAAGGGGCTCTTCGCGGGGGGACGGCAGGGGAAGGTGGTGGTGGCGGGCCGCGCCGAGGAGAGCGAACTGATGGTGCGGGTGTCGCTGCCACCCGGGCACACGGACGCGATGCCGCCGGACCGGCCGTTGTCGATCGCGGAAGCGGAGCTGTTGCGGTGGTGGATCGCGCAGGGGGCGTCGACGGACATCAAGCTCTCGATGATCGAGCGGCCGAGCGGCGTGCGCCGGACGTTGGCGGCGTATGGGCTCGAAGACCTGCCGACCGGGATCTTCGCGTTGACGGTGCCGCCAGCGGACACAGCGGCGATCGCCGCGGCACGTGCGGCCGGGATGTCCGTGGTGCCGCTGGCACGGAAGGGGAGCTACCTGAGCGTGGCGGCGACCAGCGCCTCGGCGGCGCAACTGGCGCGGTTGCGGCCGCTGTTGCAGCAAGTGGCGTCGGTCGACCTCTCGCGCGCTCCAGTGAATGACTCGGTCACCATGCTGATCGCGGCGATGCCGCACCTGACGCGACTCAAGCTGACGGGCACGCGGGTGAGCGACGCCGGCGTGGTGCGCCTCGCGTCGTTGCAATACCTCGAGTCCCTCAACCTCGTGGACACCGACGTCGGTGATGCGGGACTGCGCGCACTGGAGCGGTTGCCGCGGCTTCGGGCGGTTCACCTCTGGGGAACGCGGGTCACCGCTGGCGGCGTGGCCCGGTTGCAGCAGATCCTGCCACGGGTTGTGGTCACGCTCGCCGCGCCGGTG belongs to Gemmatimonadota bacterium and includes:
- a CDS encoding glycoside hydrolase N-terminal domain-containing protein, whose product is MKRFVHYMMPIVLLTALPPLAAQDPRSTLRLAAPITRWDEAVPIGNGLLGGLLWGEASTLKLSLDRGDLWDERLPEIFKDPEWTWPAMQKLVQAGNMKRFHELFDEPYDRIPYPTKLPGGRLVIERASREPVREFALNMAAGEAIARYGTDSVEAVALAHRKVLLLRIPGRVTVRFEPSAGVAKLGYAPATVTADSYLQQGALGFSYAGVVRQKELGDVTLLAVTIATSTEGADPVAIGAARAELALREGWHTAVTIHRAWWKRHWGISGVTIPDAALQQHYDLVQYFYGAAGRRGAPPIPLQGVWTADEGGLPPWKGDLHNDLNTQMTYLAAHTAGMDDAMLGWLDYLDSRLPEFRKFAHDFYGVHGAVIPGVMTLAGKPMGGWGMYSLSPTNGAWVAQSYYLQWRSTRDRLFLRRRAYPFVKEIGTALSELLVPGKDGLLRLPLSSSPEIHDNSIRAFLKPNSSYDQALLRWTFGALAEMAAAQSLTADAAKWNAVLARLGPMVPKGTTGSLPFSAGEEYTASHRHFSHAMSIHPLGLLDARGPDSMIVRHTVDTIAKYGTSQWTGYSFSWFAAILARTNRGDEALHYLSDYLAFTLRNGFHANGDQSGRGLSSMAYRPFTLEGNFLMMQAVHEMLLRSDGTTVTLFPATPTAWQDASFRQLRADGGWRVSAWRSNGAVDSVRIIAPAGGGLLTLANPFGDAPVTWNRQGMVRQGENWVVRVGPGGVISARR
- a CDS encoding DUF3592 domain-containing protein produces the protein MAQWITFLIFGGFGVMLLYVGITQFIQQRRNLADARPIEATVIHSQVVSSTTADTDGRVGFSNSTTSHSPEVRFRYQVLGTEYESDRLYPNVIGRGYASVESAAEVLAPFPLHANVRAYVDPSHPEQAFLIRERGNGPVVFIVLGVVLPPLAWFVGKYV